A genomic window from Micromonospora ferruginea includes:
- a CDS encoding low molecular weight phosphatase family protein: protein MLDRVLFVCQANMCRSPMAEFLARRMLADMPVVAASAGTDAVDGAPMHPYAVEVAGADAAAFRTRRLRPEHLRAATLVLTATRRQRSACTALAPAALGRTFTLHQFARLAAAATPTAADGGTPLRAAVAAAVRARGRMQPAAPGADDLWDPIGGSPADFRRCAEEIERSIRSVLTLIATAA, encoded by the coding sequence ATGCTCGACAGGGTCCTTTTCGTCTGCCAGGCCAACATGTGCCGGTCGCCGATGGCCGAGTTCCTCGCCCGCCGGATGCTGGCCGACATGCCGGTGGTGGCGGCCAGCGCCGGCACGGACGCGGTGGACGGCGCGCCCATGCACCCGTACGCGGTCGAGGTGGCCGGCGCGGACGCCGCGGCCTTCCGCACCCGCCGGCTGCGACCGGAGCACCTGAGGGCGGCCACCCTCGTGCTGACCGCGACCCGGCGGCAGCGCTCCGCCTGCACCGCGCTGGCGCCGGCGGCGCTGGGCCGCACGTTCACGCTGCACCAGTTCGCCCGGCTCGCCGCCGCGGCCACGCCCACCGCCGCGGACGGCGGAACGCCGCTGCGTGCGGCGGTGGCCGCGGCCGTCCGCGCCCGGGGGCGGATGCAACCCGCCGCCCCCGGCGCGGACGACCTGTGGGACCCGATCGGTGGCTCCCCGGCCGACTTCCGCCGGTGTGCCGAGGAGATCGAGCGGTCCATCCGATCCGTGCTCACGCTCATCGCGACAGCCGCGTGA
- a CDS encoding protein-tyrosine phosphatase family protein — MDPTTPWTDPAGLLTLPGGATVRGRRVAAPASPADFALVLAPGPEPQWPARRIRWPDFWLPLDRADALDALREARRRAYAGERVEAACHGGVGRTGTALAALAVLDGLDPGRAVAWVRARYHRRAVETPWQRWWLRGVR; from the coding sequence ATGGACCCGACGACGCCGTGGACGGACCCGGCCGGCCTGCTCACCCTGCCCGGCGGCGCCACCGTGCGCGGGCGGCGGGTCGCCGCCCCGGCCTCACCCGCCGACTTCGCCCTGGTGCTGGCGCCCGGTCCCGAGCCGCAGTGGCCGGCCCGCCGGATCCGCTGGCCCGACTTCTGGCTCCCGCTGGACCGCGCGGACGCGCTCGACGCGCTGCGCGAGGCGCGGCGACGCGCCTACGCGGGCGAGCGGGTCGAGGCCGCCTGCCACGGCGGCGTCGGCCGGACCGGCACCGCGCTGGCCGCCCTGGCCGTGCTGGACGGGCTGGACCCCGGCCGGGCGGTGGCCTGGGTGCGTGCGCGCTACCACCGGCGCGCGGTGGAGACACCGTGGCAGCGGTGGTGGCTGCGCGGCGTGCGGTGA
- a CDS encoding MGDG synthase family glycosyltransferase, translating into MEHPGRIVVISADIGAGHDRAADELAARLRGRGFEVDRLNLLHLLPGPLHQVVRETYRGVLERLPWGYHLLFRLTSRSRTSVRAIRALMRPFRARIRRRIPPDTRAVVTTYPFANQLLGPLRRRGRLRVPVLTYVTDLVVHPTWLAPGVDVYCTVRHAELRRPGDVDVAVVQPLVARAFADGVAVDRRRARQRFGLPPDGALALIVAGSWGAGEVAATTAEVGSTGVRPVVVCGRNRALYRRLRGAGWHVLGWVDDMPALMRAVDVVVENAGGLTCQEALVAGVPVVTYRPLPGHGRANATILARSGLTRWAGTPEQLGPLLAAVVGAAPPAATRDGPPPADPAGLVAEAARRAAPAGPAEPERRSLLDPVGDAVAVVAALLQSTGGLR; encoded by the coding sequence ATGGAGCACCCGGGACGCATCGTGGTGATCTCCGCGGACATCGGCGCCGGGCACGACCGGGCCGCCGACGAGCTGGCGGCACGGCTGCGCGGGCGGGGTTTCGAGGTGGACCGGCTGAACCTCCTGCACCTGCTGCCCGGCCCGCTGCACCAGGTCGTGCGGGAGACGTACCGGGGGGTGCTGGAACGGCTGCCCTGGGGCTACCACCTGCTGTTCCGGCTCACCAGCCGGTCGCGGACGTCGGTGCGCGCCATCCGGGCGCTGATGCGCCCGTTCCGTGCCCGCATCCGCCGCCGCATCCCACCGGACACCCGGGCGGTGGTGACCACCTACCCGTTCGCCAACCAGCTCCTCGGGCCGCTGCGACGGCGCGGGCGCCTCCGCGTCCCGGTGCTCACCTACGTGACCGACCTGGTGGTGCATCCGACCTGGCTGGCACCGGGCGTGGACGTGTACTGCACGGTCCGGCACGCCGAGCTGCGCCGGCCCGGCGACGTCGACGTGGCGGTGGTCCAGCCGCTGGTGGCGCGGGCGTTCGCCGACGGGGTCGCGGTCGACCGGCGGCGGGCGAGGCAGCGCTTCGGCCTGCCACCGGACGGTGCGCTCGCCCTGATCGTGGCCGGTTCCTGGGGTGCCGGCGAGGTGGCCGCCACCACCGCCGAGGTGGGGTCGACAGGCGTGCGGCCGGTGGTGGTGTGCGGCCGCAACCGGGCGCTGTACCGGCGGCTTCGCGGTGCCGGGTGGCACGTGCTGGGCTGGGTGGACGACATGCCGGCGCTGATGCGGGCCGTCGACGTGGTGGTGGAGAACGCCGGCGGACTGACCTGCCAGGAGGCGCTCGTCGCCGGCGTTCCGGTGGTCACCTACCGCCCGCTGCCCGGGCACGGCCGGGCGAACGCCACCATCCTCGCCCGGTCCGGCCTCACCCGGTGGGCCGGCACGCCCGAACAGCTCGGACCGCTGCTCGCGGCGGTGGTCGGGGCCGCCCCGCCGGCGGCGACGCGGGACGGCCCGCCGCCCGCGGACCCGGCCGGGCTGGTCGCCGAGGCCGCCCGCCGGGCCGCCCCCGCCGGCCCGGCCGAACCGGAGCGCCGCTCGTTGCTGGACCCGGTCGGCGACGCGGTCGCCGTCGTCGCCGCGCTGCTCCAGTCGACCGGCGGCCTGCGGTGA
- the nhaA gene encoding Na+/H+ antiporter NhaA produces the protein MPHHPPRPSRLLARRSWPEARFLADVLRTETVGGGLLLLGAVLALVWANSPWRSAYAELGDWVPWPGGTALHLDLSLATWAADGLLAIFFFVVGLELKREFVAGDLRDPRRAALPVVAAVGGMVVPALIYLAVTASAGGAGMRGWAIPTATDIAFALAVLAVIGSHLPQGLRAFLLTLAVVDDLLAITVIAVFYTADFHPLPLLGALLPIAGFAFLVQRRRTWWWALIPLAAAAWVLVHASGVHATVAGVLLGFTVPVLTGRAGEPGLAERLEHRWRPISAGLAVPVFAFFAAGVSLVDVDLGAVVRDPVVLGVAGGLVLGKVVGVFGSTFLLARFTRAELDEEITWADLLGLALLAGIGFTVSLLIGELAFGPGSPEDERVKAAVLAGSLISAGLAAVVLLRRNRVHRRISERESRDDDGDGIPDVYQERPA, from the coding sequence GTGCCCCACCATCCTCCCCGCCCCTCCCGCCTGCTGGCCCGCCGGTCCTGGCCGGAGGCCCGCTTCCTGGCCGACGTGCTGCGCACCGAGACGGTCGGCGGCGGACTGCTGCTGCTCGGCGCGGTCCTCGCTCTCGTCTGGGCCAACTCGCCGTGGCGCTCGGCGTACGCGGAGCTGGGCGACTGGGTGCCGTGGCCCGGCGGCACCGCGCTGCACCTCGACCTCAGCCTCGCCACCTGGGCCGCCGACGGGCTGCTGGCGATCTTCTTCTTCGTGGTCGGGCTGGAACTCAAGCGCGAGTTCGTCGCCGGTGACCTGCGCGACCCCCGGCGGGCCGCGTTGCCGGTGGTCGCCGCGGTCGGCGGCATGGTGGTGCCGGCGCTGATCTACCTGGCGGTGACCGCGAGCGCCGGCGGCGCCGGCATGCGCGGCTGGGCGATCCCCACCGCCACCGACATCGCCTTCGCCCTCGCCGTGCTGGCCGTGATCGGCTCGCACCTGCCGCAGGGGCTACGCGCGTTCCTGCTCACCCTCGCGGTGGTCGACGACCTGCTGGCGATCACCGTCATCGCGGTGTTCTACACCGCCGACTTCCACCCGTTGCCGCTGCTCGGCGCGCTGCTGCCGATCGCCGGGTTCGCGTTCCTGGTGCAGCGGCGGCGCACCTGGTGGTGGGCGCTGATCCCGCTCGCGGCGGCCGCCTGGGTGCTGGTGCACGCCTCCGGCGTACACGCCACCGTGGCCGGGGTGCTGCTCGGCTTCACCGTGCCGGTGCTGACCGGCCGCGCCGGCGAGCCCGGGCTGGCCGAGCGGCTGGAGCACCGCTGGCGGCCGATCTCCGCCGGCCTCGCCGTCCCGGTCTTCGCGTTCTTCGCCGCCGGGGTCTCGCTGGTCGACGTCGACCTGGGCGCGGTGGTCCGCGACCCGGTGGTGCTCGGGGTGGCCGGCGGCCTGGTGCTCGGGAAGGTGGTCGGGGTGTTCGGCTCGACGTTCCTGCTCGCCCGGTTCACCCGCGCCGAACTGGACGAGGAGATCACCTGGGCGGACCTGCTCGGCCTGGCGCTGCTGGCCGGCATCGGCTTCACGGTGTCCCTGCTCATCGGCGAGCTGGCGTTCGGTCCGGGCAGCCCGGAGGACGAGCGGGTCAAGGCGGCGGTGCTGGCCGGCTCGCTGATCTCCGCCGGCCTGGCCGCCGTGGTGCTGCTGCGCCGCAACCGGGTCCACCGGCGGATCAGCGAACGGGAGAGCCGCGACGACGACGGCGACGGCATCCCGGACGTCTACCAGGAGCGGCCCGCCTGA
- a CDS encoding glycosyltransferase family 4 protein yields MRIGILSYHFPPEPAFIPGSLAEELAARGHEVRVLTGFPDYPGGQVYPGWRQRWRHQTHSDRLTVRRVPRYTGGDGSARAASWLSFAGSAALSGRRYLRDLDALYVFQRPAVTPAATGLLRLLGPVPTVLHVQDVWTEADPARPAESRRWTGRLESGLRRLYREAGVIVVGAPSMRELVLAGGAAPDRVRTVLNWTDERLFRPAEPGPAARRLVRRDDRCVVMHAGTIGVRQGLETAVRAAAALGDRMDLVLVGSGAEERRVRGLAAELGADNVRFVERRSPADMPQLYAAADYQLVMQRDLPELRGAVPGKLQAALSCAAPVVASAGGDTAELVEQARAGLSCPPEDWAALADRFWLAAAIPRDARRDMGRRGRDAYLGRMSLRAGVDRIEDCLRRVTADRVKNPKSA; encoded by the coding sequence ATGAGGATCGGCATCCTGTCGTACCACTTCCCGCCGGAGCCGGCGTTCATCCCGGGGAGCCTGGCCGAGGAGTTGGCCGCCCGGGGTCACGAGGTGCGCGTGCTGACCGGTTTTCCGGACTATCCCGGTGGGCAGGTCTATCCGGGCTGGCGGCAGCGGTGGCGACACCAGACGCACAGCGACCGGCTGACCGTGCGACGGGTGCCCCGGTACACCGGCGGTGACGGCTCGGCCCGGGCCGCCTCCTGGCTCTCCTTCGCCGGCAGCGCCGCGCTGTCAGGCCGACGCTATCTCCGCGACCTCGACGCGCTCTACGTCTTCCAACGTCCCGCGGTGACGCCGGCCGCCACCGGCCTGCTCCGGCTGCTCGGTCCGGTGCCGACGGTGCTGCACGTGCAGGACGTCTGGACCGAGGCGGACCCGGCCCGGCCGGCGGAGTCACGCCGCTGGACGGGACGGCTGGAGTCCGGCCTGCGCCGGTTGTACCGGGAGGCGGGCGTGATCGTGGTGGGCGCGCCCTCCATGCGCGAGCTGGTGCTGGCCGGTGGCGCCGCGCCGGACCGGGTGCGCACGGTGCTCAACTGGACCGACGAGCGCCTGTTCCGGCCCGCCGAACCCGGTCCCGCCGCGCGTCGACTGGTCCGCCGGGACGACCGCTGCGTGGTGATGCACGCCGGCACGATCGGCGTACGGCAGGGTCTGGAGACCGCGGTCCGGGCGGCGGCCGCGCTGGGCGACCGGATGGACCTGGTCCTGGTCGGCTCGGGTGCCGAGGAGCGGCGGGTGCGCGGGCTGGCCGCCGAGCTGGGCGCGGACAACGTCCGGTTCGTCGAGCGGCGCTCGCCGGCGGACATGCCGCAGCTCTACGCGGCGGCCGACTACCAGCTGGTCATGCAGCGTGACCTGCCGGAGCTGCGGGGCGCGGTGCCCGGCAAGCTGCAGGCCGCGCTCTCCTGCGCCGCGCCGGTGGTCGCCTCGGCCGGCGGGGACACCGCCGAGCTGGTGGAGCAGGCCCGCGCCGGGTTGTCGTGCCCGCCCGAGGACTGGGCGGCGCTGGCCGACCGGTTCTGGCTGGCCGCGGCGATCCCCCGGGACGCCCGGCGTGACATGGGCCGCCGGGGTCGGGACGCCTACCTGGGCCGGATGTCGCTGCGCGCCGGTGTCGACCGGATCGAGGACTGTCTGCGCCGGGTGACGGCAGATAGGGTGAAAAACCCGAAAAGCGCCTGA
- a CDS encoding polysaccharide deacetylase family protein: protein MRVAALARVAAVALPAVQVAPVATALPALRRRLLPGLHGLGAPDRVALTFDDGPDPESTPHFLDVLAAHRVRATFFVLGAMLRRCPDLGRRLVADGHEVALHGWAHDNLLLRGPAATVRDLTRGYDLVTDVTGRPPRFLRPPYGVLTGATLLAARRLRLRPVLWSCWGRDWTASATGDTVRRRVLAGLHGGGTVLLHDSSCAAEPGAWRAALGALPGLLAECRRRGWHVGPLATHGLAAR from the coding sequence GTGAGGGTCGCCGCGCTGGCCCGGGTCGCGGCGGTGGCACTGCCGGCGGTCCAGGTGGCGCCGGTGGCGACCGCGCTGCCGGCGCTGCGGCGGCGGCTGCTGCCCGGCCTGCACGGCCTCGGTGCGCCCGACCGGGTCGCGCTGACCTTCGACGACGGCCCGGACCCGGAGTCCACACCCCACTTCCTGGACGTGCTCGCCGCGCACCGGGTCCGGGCCACGTTCTTCGTGCTCGGCGCGATGCTGCGCCGGTGCCCGGATCTGGGCCGCCGGCTGGTCGCCGACGGGCACGAGGTGGCCCTGCACGGCTGGGCGCACGACAATCTCCTGCTGCGCGGGCCGGCCGCCACCGTGCGCGACCTGACCCGCGGGTACGACCTGGTCACGGACGTGACCGGCCGGCCGCCGAGGTTCCTGCGCCCGCCGTACGGGGTGCTGACCGGCGCGACCCTGCTGGCCGCCCGGCGGCTGCGCCTGCGCCCGGTGCTGTGGAGTTGCTGGGGGCGGGACTGGACCGCGTCGGCGACTGGGGACACCGTCCGGCGGCGGGTGCTGGCCGGCCTGCACGGCGGCGGCACCGTCCTGCTGCACGACTCCTCCTGCGCCGCCGAACCGGGCGCCTGGCGGGCCGCGCTCGGCGCGCTGCCCGGGCTGCTCGCGGAGTGCCGCCGGCGCGGGTGGCACGTCGGCCCGCTGGCCACCCACGGCCTCGCCGCGCGCTGA
- a CDS encoding DUF4012 domain-containing protein yields the protein MLLVGLVVVSVLLTAGGWVTLRGWQARSHLVNAAGLAKDLSAQVLAGDVDRAQRTLSALQQQATAARGATGDPVWWLGQRTPYAGDDLTAVRQISVAVDDLARQAFPTLLRVDLASLVPKQGRLDVNRLREVSAEVSRADQAVRSSSERLRAVATGGLVAQVRDAVTALRAELDQLGDLTSAADRGARLLPPLLGADGPRSFLLVSQNPAELRATGGMFGAYAVLRADSGRVRLAGQGDSSRLRFFDPPLKVGPEARRLWSDLPGRYPADVNLSPDFPAAAALYREMVRRRTGTTVDGVLAVDPVVLSYLLGVIGPVTVPDGPTLAGSTAVRTLLSDSYRDLDTYAQDTFFARAAVGVFNALFTKTVDPKALLTVIRRSIQERRILFWSVRSDEQRALAGTRLAGQLPEKDTVPTVGVFLNDGSGAKLGYYLRFSATLTVGACQPDGRRELRLRVTVRSTAPRSGLSESVTGLALSGDKYTARTFVSVHTPSGGAVLTGRLDGRDTAMGGGTDRRRQVAVANVEVGPGQTRTLDVTLLTGQNGAGTADLVLTPTVTPWTTQIVTAPRCEQ from the coding sequence GTGCTGCTCGTCGGACTGGTCGTCGTCTCGGTGCTGCTGACCGCGGGTGGTTGGGTCACGCTGCGGGGCTGGCAGGCCCGCTCCCATCTGGTCAACGCCGCCGGGCTGGCCAAAGACCTGAGTGCCCAGGTGCTCGCCGGCGACGTGGACCGGGCCCAGCGGACGCTCTCCGCGTTGCAGCAGCAGGCGACCGCCGCCCGCGGGGCGACCGGTGACCCGGTCTGGTGGCTCGGCCAGCGGACCCCGTACGCCGGGGACGACCTGACCGCGGTCCGCCAGATCTCGGTGGCGGTTGACGACCTGGCCCGGCAGGCCTTTCCCACCCTGCTCCGGGTCGATCTCGCCTCCCTGGTGCCGAAGCAGGGGCGGCTCGACGTGAACCGCCTGCGCGAGGTCTCGGCCGAGGTGTCCCGCGCCGACCAGGCGGTCCGAAGCAGCTCCGAGCGGTTGCGGGCGGTGGCGACCGGCGGTCTGGTCGCCCAGGTGCGCGACGCGGTCACCGCCCTGCGGGCGGAGCTGGACCAGCTCGGCGACCTCACCTCGGCCGCCGATCGGGGCGCCCGGCTGCTGCCGCCGCTGCTCGGGGCCGACGGCCCGCGCAGCTTCCTGCTCGTCTCGCAGAACCCGGCCGAGTTGCGCGCCACCGGCGGCATGTTCGGCGCGTACGCGGTGCTGCGCGCGGACAGCGGGCGGGTCCGGCTGGCCGGGCAGGGTGACTCCAGTCGGCTGAGGTTCTTCGATCCGCCGCTGAAGGTCGGCCCGGAGGCGCGCCGGCTCTGGTCCGACCTGCCGGGGAGGTACCCGGCGGACGTCAATCTGAGCCCCGACTTCCCGGCCGCGGCCGCGCTCTACCGGGAGATGGTGCGCCGTCGCACCGGCACGACCGTGGACGGCGTGCTGGCGGTGGACCCGGTGGTGCTGTCCTACCTGCTCGGCGTGATCGGTCCGGTCACCGTGCCGGACGGGCCCACGCTGGCCGGCAGCACCGCGGTCCGCACGCTGCTCAGCGACTCCTACCGGGACCTGGACACGTACGCCCAGGACACCTTCTTCGCCCGGGCCGCGGTGGGGGTGTTCAACGCGCTGTTCACGAAAACGGTGGATCCGAAGGCGCTTCTGACCGTTATCAGGCGCTCAATCCAGGAACGTCGGATATTGTTCTGGAGTGTCCGATCTGATGAGCAGCGCGCGCTGGCCGGCACCCGGCTCGCCGGGCAACTCCCGGAGAAGGACACCGTGCCCACGGTCGGCGTGTTCCTCAACGACGGCAGCGGCGCGAAGCTCGGCTACTACCTCAGGTTCTCAGCCACCCTGACGGTCGGCGCGTGCCAGCCGGACGGGCGCCGGGAACTGCGGCTGCGGGTCACGGTGCGCTCCACCGCCCCGCGGTCGGGTCTCAGCGAGTCGGTCACGGGCCTGGCCCTGTCCGGCGACAAGTACACCGCGCGCACCTTCGTCTCGGTGCACACACCGAGCGGAGGCGCTGTCCTCACCGGCCGGCTGGACGGGCGGGACACCGCGATGGGCGGCGGCACCGACCGCCGCCGCCAGGTGGCGGTGGCGAACGTCGAGGTCGGCCCGGGGCAGACCCGGACGCTCGACGTCACGCTGCTCACCGGCCAGAACGGCGCGGGCACGGCCGACCTGGTGCTCACACCCACCGTCACCCCGTGGACCACCCAGATAGTCACCGCACCCAGATGTGAACAGTAG
- a CDS encoding polysaccharide biosynthesis tyrosine autokinase, with protein MDVLGYLRLVRRHWWIVLITVMFAVGAAALVTVRTPPRYQATVTFFVTTPSQGVTDAYQGSLFLQQRVKSYGDLLTSDRLAQSVVADAPLGLTADQVRGRIATSATTGTVLLRATLTDTDQTRALKTTEVLAAKFIELVRKVETPPSGEAPPIKIEVVSGPRVTSNPVSPQPVRNLVLGGLLGLLGGIGLAVLRGLADVRMRDAVALQRVTGSPLLGEIPFESGAKAAPLIVGDAATSARAEAVRKLRTNLRFVDVHEPARVIAVTSALQGEGKTTMACNTAIALAEAGWRVLLIDADLRRPKAADYLGLDGGVGLTDVLVGDVQVGDVVQRWGEKSLLVLPSGATPPNPSELLGSKAMADLLVALRESADIVIIDTAPLLAVTDGVVVAVQADGALLVTQQGRTSRGQVAAAARALSSVSVRLLGCVLNMAKVGKADSYQYETYKVVVPQAPTGVPADRAEAARRDAKAPTGDRTQELTRLSR; from the coding sequence ATGGATGTTCTCGGCTACCTGCGCCTGGTCCGACGCCACTGGTGGATCGTGCTGATCACGGTGATGTTCGCCGTGGGCGCCGCCGCCCTGGTGACGGTCCGGACGCCGCCCCGGTACCAGGCCACGGTGACCTTCTTCGTCACCACGCCGAGCCAGGGGGTCACGGACGCCTACCAGGGCAGCCTGTTCCTCCAGCAGCGGGTGAAGTCGTACGGCGACCTGCTCACCAGCGACCGACTGGCGCAGAGCGTGGTCGCGGACGCGCCGCTCGGTCTCACCGCCGACCAGGTGCGCGGCCGGATCGCCACGTCCGCCACCACCGGCACGGTGCTGCTCAGGGCCACCCTCACCGACACCGACCAGACCCGGGCGCTGAAGACCACCGAGGTGCTGGCGGCCAAGTTCATCGAGCTGGTCCGCAAGGTGGAGACACCGCCCAGCGGAGAGGCGCCACCGATCAAGATCGAAGTGGTGAGCGGGCCCCGGGTGACCTCGAATCCGGTCTCGCCGCAGCCGGTGCGCAACCTGGTTCTCGGCGGCCTGCTCGGCCTGCTGGGCGGCATCGGTCTGGCCGTGCTGCGCGGGCTGGCCGACGTGCGGATGCGCGACGCGGTGGCGCTGCAACGGGTCACCGGCAGCCCGCTGCTCGGGGAGATCCCGTTCGAGTCCGGGGCGAAGGCGGCCCCGCTGATCGTCGGCGACGCGGCCACCTCGGCCCGCGCCGAGGCGGTCCGCAAGCTGCGCACCAACCTGCGCTTCGTGGACGTGCACGAGCCGGCCCGGGTCATCGCGGTCACCAGCGCCCTGCAGGGCGAGGGCAAGACCACCATGGCCTGCAACACCGCCATCGCACTGGCCGAGGCGGGCTGGCGGGTGCTGCTCATCGACGCCGACCTGCGCCGTCCCAAGGCGGCGGACTACCTCGGCCTCGACGGCGGCGTCGGGCTCACCGACGTGCTCGTGGGCGACGTCCAGGTCGGTGACGTGGTGCAGCGCTGGGGCGAGAAGTCGCTGCTCGTGCTGCCCAGCGGCGCCACCCCGCCGAACCCGAGCGAACTGCTCGGTTCGAAGGCGATGGCGGACCTGCTGGTGGCGCTGCGCGAGTCGGCGGACATCGTGATCATCGACACCGCGCCGCTGCTGGCGGTCACCGACGGCGTGGTGGTGGCCGTGCAGGCCGACGGCGCGCTCCTGGTGACCCAGCAGGGGCGGACCTCGCGCGGTCAGGTGGCCGCGGCGGCGCGGGCGCTCAGCTCGGTGTCGGTGCGCCTGCTCGGCTGCGTGCTCAACATGGCCAAGGTCGGCAAGGCGGACTCCTACCAGTACGAGACGTACAAGGTGGTGGTGCCGCAGGCCCCGACCGGGGTGCCCGCGGACCGGGCCGAGGCGGCCCGGCGTGACGCCAAGGCTCCCACCGGGGACCGGACGCAGGAACTCACGCGGCTGTCGCGATGA
- a CDS encoding polysaccharide biosynthesis protein has translation MDHEAIAAEDVVRSRSRITHRAATLSLLTLDTAAWCGGFLGAAWTRYEFELTAARSARTLGVALACAALYGTLTLLRSRLYGRYPIGSAGDARGLAGRVAIAVAVTLAAVLPWSERPVPATTPVVGGAVALVLMAAGRGVWRAHADRHQPAARHAERCLVYGVDAASERLVRVLLHDPESNYRPVGLLDDAPDSRGLRLEGLRVLGGREQVGPVIRATQARTVIFSMSCSDPGLLRDVRTRTLEAGAAFKVLPPVRELLDRPVAATDVRDLQLTDLLGRAHRVAELTVERGGLAGRRVLVTGAGGSIGSELCRQIARCEPDELMMLDRDESALHALQMSLHGRALLDGPELILADIRDAERIARVVADRQPDVVFHAAALKHLTMLQRHPGEAIMTNIRGTLNVLEACRDVAQFVNISTDKAANPTSVLGYSKRITERLTAHQAQQLDGAYLSVRFGNVLSSRGSVLTAFQAQIRAGLPITVTHPDVTRYFMTVQEAVHLVLQAATIGRGGEALVLDMGEPVRIADVARRLAAEADHPVDIVYTGLRAGEKLHEHLFGADESDTRPLHPLISHVPVPPLDPDEVRVLDPYADPDELVKRLAAFCEPVGAVVPALPGQR, from the coding sequence ATGGATCATGAAGCCATCGCCGCCGAAGACGTCGTGCGATCCCGCAGCCGGATCACCCACCGCGCCGCCACCCTCTCCCTGTTAACGCTGGACACGGCCGCGTGGTGCGGAGGATTTCTCGGTGCCGCCTGGACCCGGTACGAGTTCGAGCTGACCGCCGCCCGCAGCGCCCGCACACTCGGCGTCGCACTCGCCTGCGCCGCGCTGTACGGGACCCTCACCCTGCTGCGGTCCCGCCTCTACGGTCGCTATCCGATCGGGAGCGCCGGAGACGCCCGCGGGTTGGCCGGCCGGGTCGCGATCGCCGTCGCCGTCACGCTCGCCGCCGTGCTGCCCTGGAGCGAGCGACCGGTTCCGGCGACCACCCCGGTGGTCGGCGGCGCCGTCGCGCTGGTGCTGATGGCCGCCGGCCGCGGTGTGTGGCGCGCCCACGCCGACCGCCACCAACCGGCCGCGCGGCACGCCGAGCGGTGCCTGGTCTACGGCGTGGACGCGGCCAGCGAACGGCTGGTGCGGGTGCTCCTGCACGACCCGGAGAGCAACTACCGGCCGGTCGGCCTGCTCGACGACGCCCCGGACAGCCGGGGGCTCCGGCTGGAGGGGCTGCGCGTGCTCGGCGGGCGGGAGCAGGTCGGCCCCGTCATCCGCGCCACCCAGGCCCGCACCGTCATCTTCTCGATGAGCTGCTCCGACCCGGGACTGCTGCGCGACGTACGCACCCGCACGCTGGAGGCCGGCGCCGCGTTCAAGGTCCTGCCCCCGGTCCGGGAACTGCTCGACCGGCCGGTCGCCGCCACCGACGTCCGCGACCTCCAGCTCACCGACCTGCTCGGCCGCGCCCATCGGGTGGCCGAACTGACCGTCGAGCGCGGCGGGCTGGCCGGCCGCCGGGTGCTGGTCACCGGCGCGGGCGGCTCGATCGGCTCCGAGCTGTGCCGGCAGATCGCCCGGTGCGAACCGGACGAGCTGATGATGCTCGACCGGGACGAGTCCGCGCTGCACGCGCTGCAGATGTCCCTGCACGGCCGGGCGCTGCTGGACGGCCCCGAACTGATCCTGGCCGACATCCGCGACGCCGAGCGCATCGCCCGGGTGGTCGCCGACCGGCAGCCCGACGTGGTCTTCCACGCCGCCGCGCTGAAGCACCTGACCATGCTCCAGCGGCACCCCGGCGAGGCGATCATGACGAACATCCGGGGCACGCTGAACGTGCTGGAGGCGTGCCGGGACGTCGCCCAGTTCGTGAACATCTCCACCGACAAGGCGGCCAACCCGACAAGCGTCCTCGGCTACTCCAAGCGGATCACCGAGCGGCTCACCGCCCACCAGGCCCAGCAGTTGGACGGCGCCTACCTCAGCGTCCGGTTCGGCAACGTGCTCAGCAGCCGGGGTTCGGTGCTGACCGCGTTCCAGGCGCAGATCCGCGCCGGCCTGCCGATCACCGTCACCCACCCGGACGTGACCCGCTACTTCATGACCGTGCAGGAGGCGGTGCACCTGGTCCTGCAGGCCGCCACGATCGGTCGCGGCGGCGAGGCGCTGGTGCTCGACATGGGCGAGCCGGTCCGCATCGCCGACGTGGCGCGCCGGCTGGCGGCCGAGGCGGACCACCCGGTCGACATCGTCTACACCGGGCTGCGGGCCGGCGAGAAGCTGCACGAGCACCTCTTCGGCGCCGACGAGTCGGACACCCGTCCGCTGCACCCGCTCATCTCCCACGTGCCGGTGCCCCCGCTCGACCCGGACGAGGTGCGCGTGCTGGACCCGTACGCCGACCCGGACGAACTCGTCAAGCGGCTGGCGGCGTTCTGCGAGCCGGTCGGCGCGGTCGTCCCGGCGCTGCCCGGCCAGCGCTGA